ACACATCAATGCtggccatggggttttcttaacaaagacactggagtggtttgccattttcttctccagatcattttacagatgaaggaactgagataagcagggttaagtgacttgcccagggtcacacagccaataagtgtctgagattgaatttaaactcaggtctttctgactccaggacactgctctatctactgagtgaCCTAGCCTCCTCCTTCAGAATAATCCTTTACCTGAATGTCCCATCAACCTCTCAAACTCAACACTTCCCAAACCATCCCCCTCTATCCAATCTTCCATCTAACATCACTATTTCTGTTTGTAGCTCCACTATCTACCTACTCCCCCATGTCTGAAAAACTTGAGGTGTAACCTttgatccttttctctctttaatcACCCACATCCAGTCAGTCCACCAAGGCTTGTGGACTCCATGTCTGTGGCATCTCTTATGTCCTCTCCTTGTAGTCCCATCGCTGCTGTCCTACAGAGGTTTTCATTAATACTCATTCAGACTATTGTGATAGCTTCTTTGTAGGGCTCCCTTCCATTttgctctctcctcctcccaggcCAATATCCATGACATAGATCTGGTTGTGTTACTCTTTTTCTCACAGATCTTCAGATCAAACTCTTCTATATTGGCATACAGAGCCCACTGcactgcctttccagccttaacCCTCATTATTCCTCTCTATGCTTTCCTAGCCCTTCCCTCTCACCTTGCCTCTTCCCTGGCACTGCCCTAGGCCCCAGGACTGGCACTACTTCTCTTTGGTGAATCCCTGGCCCTCCTTTAAAGTCCCACTCACGTAACACCTCTTGTGTATAGCCTTCCCtcattcttcccctcttctctcaggCGCTTATCACCTAAACCTGTACTTGACAGTGCTGCCTTTGGAGGCCTCTTATCCTCACCCTAGACTGTAATCCTCCCAAGGGCAGGGACCCTGTCTTAAATAAGCTTTGTACCTCCCTCGCTCCTAGCATAATACTCTGCACacagttgttgctgttgagtcatttttttcaaatttttcaattttccatttCGATTTTTTCAATtgtcttcatgactgcatttggggttttcttggcaaaagatactggagtggtttaacatttccttctccaactcattttacaaatgaggaaatggaggtaaacaagattaaatgactcacccagggttacatagctagtaagtgtctgaggtcaaattagaacttgggccttcctgactccattgtgccatctagctgccccctgccCGTTGTagtgggtgcttagtaaatactgtAACTATAAGTAGGTGTCGAAGGGCTAGAGCCTCCCAGAGAAGGGGTGGGGTCCCAGAGGGCAGCCATTCTGAGCAGCACAGGAAGCAGACCTTTCACCACAGGGGACGGTGTCTCCAGCACAGGGTGGGCCACTGGCCTGCGGCCATGGGCAGGATAGCCGTGATCATTGACAATGGCAGCGGCTTCACCAAGGTGGGTTTTGCTGGGGAGGAAAAGCCCCGATTTATCCTGAAGATTGACAGCTGCTTGCCCAACTGTGCCATAGCCATGAGGGGTACGCCTTGTAGCCTGGGTGCCTTGGGCACAGTGCCGGGCAGAAGTTGCCCCTTGAAATATGGGATCGTGGGACTGATAATCCATGGAGAGCTTATGGCGCCACCTCTTTGTGGCCTGAAGGTCAGCCCTAAAAACTGGCCTGTCCTCATGAGCGACTCACCCACCAGGCCATCCAAGAATCGGCTGAGCTGATGTTTGAGACTTTCTCAGTGCCAGCTTTTCACATAGCCAGCACAGGTCTGCTGGCTCTGTGCTCTGGGGGGAGCCTCAGTGGGCCGGCAGTAGAAGCTGGGGCAGGGGTGTGCCATGCTACAACACTGGCCACACTTGGCATAAGGCTGCATTTCGACTTGATGTGGCCGGGGCTGCCCTCTCTAAATACTTTCATGGACTGTTGCTGGAGGCCTGTCCTGACCCAAGGCTGAAAGCCCTCTCCTAGTGCACCGTCACAGTGCTAAAGAAGCGATGCTGCTACGTCTCCCTAGATTACGAGGCAGACCTGCGCACCCCCACATCCCAACTCCCCTTGGCGTGCTTCTGCACAGCTGACGGCTGCCCAGTGACCTTGACTGATGAGTGCTTCCGCTGCCTCAAACCCTTGTTCCAGCTGGACATGCTAGGCCACAGCTCTCTAGGCCTGTCCAGTCTGGCTTTCCGGGCCCTGCAGGCAATGACAGAAACTATCTGGCTCAAGTTGGAGGCCAATGTGCTAGTGGCAGGGGGCTCCACGTTCTTTCCTGGTTTCCCTCAGAGGCTGAGGCTAGAGCTGGAGGCCCTGTGCCAGAAGCAGCAACAGTGGCCACCTCAGGGACAGCTTTGCACCCACAGTTAATGGCCAAGCCCAAGCTGGGCCTGGAAACCTGGGTGGGAGGCTCTATGGCTGGCTCACTCCACTCCTACCATCGACTATAGGTAACACGTGCCATGTACGAGGAACGAGGTGCGGGCTGTGTGCACCCAGTATTTGATTGAATAAAAGGGGGTATAAAAGGGACTATATCTGAACCTGATGCTTGGAATGCCCCTAAAGACATTTAGGAGGCCCACAGAGGACCCTGGAAATGGAGCCACTTCACTTCCCTGGAGGGCAGATAGCTGTCTAGGGGTGCAACCTCTGATCCTGGGCAGGGTAACTCCTTGACTCCAGATGGTGCTCACAGAGCCAGGGAAGGCGGCCCAACTAGGGCAGATCCTGGCCAGGTTATTCCCTCCTAAATAGGCTCTCTGTGAGAAGAACAAGATCTGCAGATAGTTCAGCTACAACTGCATATACCTGTGGGAATGGAAGCGCTTGGGAATGGACATATCTGTGGGTATCTGTACGGGAGAGTGGGCTGATAGATACAGGTAAATAAATGTGCCTGAGTATGAGCAGTGTTCACAAGGAGTGGAAGCAAAATCATTCAAACTGAATCATGTAATGAAACCTGGGAAAACACTGGTAAGGTGAAGAACCACGCCCAagtgggtgttttgtttttttttttaaagctgggtTGTCTTAAAGTGAGACACTAGGAAAATGGGCCAAGGCAGGACAGGAAGAAGGGGTTCTGGCCAGATCCATCCCCCCaggcttcctccttcctcttctttctacttATAGAATCCCTGAACTGTCTCGTCCTGTTGTGGTCTCACCTGCCCAACCCAGGTgctgcttcctcttccctcctcccctctctcctcttgcCTCCCCTAGCTTCCCCagggacatacacacacacacacacacacacacacacacacacacacacacacacacacacgagggtGGGGTTTTCAAGAGGATTTTCTTCAAGATAACGGAAGGAAGATCACAAggtcatagagctggaagagaccttaacaGTCATCTaaacaaacccctcattttaaagatgagggaaatgaagcctagacaggtgaagtaacttgcccagggtcaccctagGTAGTAAgagtagagtcaggattcaaacccaggtcttctgagtcaaGATCGATTGTCCTTTCCACAATGCAACTCTGCCAGTCGGTcaaataaagcaaaatcaaaaccCAGCACTGTTGGTCCCGAATGGCCCCTGGACCTTTCCACTACACATTGCCATTTATTCACAGGCATTCTGTCCTCTGAAAGTCTGCCCTGCTGACCTAACTAGCTGCCAACTATGGGCCTAATTCCTCAGTCCTTCCCACCAACTCTGAGAGTCGGAGCCTCTTGCTTATCTGTCTGGTCTTGTATTTGCCTTGGCAAGCCTCCTTCCATGTAGAGCAAGTCCTTGTTCCTGTCCCCAACCAGGGAAACTGCTCTCAGGTTACAGTTCCCCACCTCTTCCCAGTGACACACAGTCATACTTACCATACGGTAACACGTTTACACTCATATACACCTGGGTAATACCAATAACACCCACATACAATTTCTACCAGCAGTAAAGAGAGTGGGAAGGGGTGAGGGAAGAGCAGAATCCATGAGTGTCTCTGCACATATGTTGGCATTAATTTATCtaggtgtgtgcatatatgtgtacctaAGAACAGATAATGTGTTGGCACAGATGACCCTCTGTGCTTGTAGTGAGCTTATCCCTCAGATCTGGCTGCTTCTCCCAacttccccacctcccctgccctccaGCCACAGAGACCTAGGGAGCAGACCACTCAGGCGGTCTTAAAACACAAGTTCCCACTCACCAGCTTGGTGGCATCCATGGCAGCAAGCACTGCACTGTTTAGGGCCTCCAGGGCAGCCAGCACAGGTCTGTATGCACCCAGGTGCTCTGAGAAATATTCtagggttggggaggagagaaatataGGAAAAGCTGACTGAGAACACTCACTATGGTATGTCTGCCAAGTCCCTCCCTGCCCAGGTCATTTACCTGGCTAACCTCCCCAATGTCCCCATCTGTCTGGTCAATGGTGCAGTCTCAGGGTCTGGGACCAAGGAGACCAAAGGAGAGGCTGATGAGAAAGCCTCAAGCAGAGATGGGGTAAGGACAAATGGGGAGGTCCTAGACTTCCCTGATCAAAGTAGCCCTTGGAAGGACAAGATGCAGAGAACTGGAGGAAAGTTGGATTACaagggataggacaggaaggtcTGGGGCCACCTCCCTCCTGGGCCACACTTGGGACTCAGGGCCCCAAAATGTCCAGCCAAGCTCTACTCAgtggtggggaaagggaaaggcctTCCCCTTTGAACCAAAAGACTCAGAACTAGAGAGGTCTGGATTGTGGATTACCCTTGTACAACTGACCCTGCCAAGATAATATTCccctggggcaggtaggtggagcagtgaatagggcactggccctggagtcagcaggacctgagttcaaatctggcctcagacacttgacacacttatagctgtgtgaccttgggcaagtcccttaactccccaattgccctgccttctcccctcaaaaaaaaaaaaaaagataatactcTCCTTCCTGATTCAAAAGCAAGACCTGAACAAATGGTTCCCCTTCATCTCTTAACAAATAGCACCACATCTCAAAGAGCCATAATAACCTCCCTCTCCCTGAACTGTCTTTCTCCATTCCTGTCAGTTATGAAGTCCTATGCCCTTCAATTCAGAGTTCCTTAAGTCCTAAGCAGGGCTATCTCTTAGGAGCCAGACTCCAAGGCCACTGGTTTTGGACTGCTAGAGTGACTGGGCAGCCCTTATGTACCACCACCCCAAAGAGACATAGAGTATATACAAattcatacaaatatatataaatatacatcagGGCAGAGCCAGACCCATCCGAGATCTGGCACCAACTTACCgcaaagcttttcagtttccaGATTGCTGCAGGGAAAAGAGAAATCAGGGCTTGTTAGACAGTGTTTGACATCCAAGCAGTGGCTGCTACAAAAATAGCATGGGGGAACCTGCTGATTAGGGGCTTTGGAGCTCCGGAGCCCCCGGCAAGGACCCTCCTCCAGTGCCTTTCCTAACAGGGGCCAGAGGGAGGTGTCAATCTGCAGCCACTATCCCTGGTCCCTCCTGGACCGGCCCAGTGCTGCACAGAAATGGAAGCTTAACACCCACTGGGAATGGGCTCCAGAGACTAGAGGGGATAGGACTGGCTAAAAGCCAGCTTCCAGGGGCACATGTGCCCAATTTTGTGCACATATgttttcatgtgtgtatatgtgtgcatgcatgtacagAGTGGCAGAGCATCCTGGGAAACTTTTTATGCAATTCCTGGGTGTCGACTCTCTTTCAGGCTCACAGTATCATTCCAGCCCATGCCCTCTCCTCCTCATCCCCTAACTCCCCAAGTGCCATCAAACACcactcattccccttccccaaccTCAGTCTCCCTACCTCTCTCAAGATCCCATTCCTACCCAGAGCAGATTCCCCTGAGGTCCTGTCCCTCACAGCCCCTTAGAAGCCAGAAGTCATATCACCCTTtcctgaaaaggggaaaaaaaaccctcatttccTCTACCCCA
This region of Trichosurus vulpecula isolate mTriVul1 chromosome 3, mTriVul1.pri, whole genome shotgun sequence genomic DNA includes:
- the ACTL10 gene encoding LOW QUALITY PROTEIN: actin-like protein 10 (The sequence of the model RefSeq protein was modified relative to this genomic sequence to represent the inferred CDS: inserted 6 bases in 5 codons; substituted 4 bases at 4 genomic stop codons), giving the protein MGRIAVIIDNGSGFTKVGFAGEEKPRFILKIDSCLPNCAIAMRGTPCSLGALGTVPGRSCPLKYGIVXDXXSMESLWRHLXCGLKVSPKNWPVLMSDSPTRPXQESAELMFETFSVPAFHIASTGLLALCSGGSLSGPAVEAGAGVCHATXTGHTWHKAAFRLDVAGAALSKYFHGLLLEACPDPRLKALSXCTVTVLKKRCCYVSLDYEADLRTPTSQLPLACFCTADGCPVTLTDECFRCLKPLFQLDMLGHSSLGLSSLAFRALQAMTETIWLKLEANVLVAGGSTFFPGFPQRLRLELEALCQKQQQXATSGTALHPQLMAKPKLGLETWVGGSMAGSLHSYHRLXVTRAMYEERGAGCVHPVFD